The region TTGGAATGTGGGGAGTAGATAAGACTGCTCCATGGATGTGACATTTAAGAAGATGCTGAATGAAGTAAATAGGCAGAATGATGACAACTCTGCAATTCCTGCCTCCAGAGCTAATCTCTACTGAGTACTAGAGTAGAGTTACCTCCTGAATGCTCAGCTACCTCCCGAGTTCTCCCTCTGAATCATGCATGGCACCTCACACTCAACATGTCCAATCCCACTTCTTGAAACTCCCACCCCCAAAACACACTGATCCTTTCACATCTTTCTCATTCAGTCAATGGCAGCAGCTTCACAGATGCTCTTTACAAAATACGTGTGAATCCATCCTCTCTTCATCTTGAGTCACCACCTGGTCCAGGTCCATCCATCCTCACTTGCTCTCCTGCCATAAGCTTCCTGCTAATGACTGTCTCCATTCTTTACCTCAATGTCTGCTTTGGACTGAACTTAACTAAGAAAAGTTTTCAGGCTTCTCTTGGCTCCCTCAGGTGAAACACACTTTCCAAAATATCACCTTGAAAGCCCTGCAAGCTCACACCTCTTTCTACCTCTCTTGCCTctttgcctccctccctccagtcaCTGAGAACTTCTAATTCCTCTTGGTCATTTCAGGGCCTTTCCATTGACATGTCTACACATCTCCCAACCCTGAACTGAGACCAGAGCTCAGCCTGGAACATGGCAGTCCTGTGCTCAGTCAATGAtactctaagcctcagtttcatcatccaGAAAATAGAGATAATTAACACCTGCTTTTGGACATGATGGGCTCTTGATCAGACCTGCAGAGAACATCTCTGGCAACTTCAGCAGAGAACAACTGTACTAGAGAGCTGCTGGGTAGCTTAGAGAATTATTAGGGTGGGACCAGGCTCAGAAATAGGCTCAGACCAGGAAGGCAGGAGCTAGGCAGCCAGCGCACAGCCAAGGGAGCTGGTCCAGGCACCATGGCCATTGGAAGCACACACTGGATGCTATTGCAGGCCCCGCAGAAGGAAATGATCTGATCTGTGTCTGTTTGTCACCTGCTCCTTAGGTGTGTGTCCAAGCCCAGGTGTGTCAGATTAATTATTATTTACCTGCCCTTTTATCTTTCTTATTGAGGTTCAGGCCCAGTGTTTCCCCAAAACTCACATGGCGGGGACATCCTCTAATATAGGGGGGAGTTCACATTCTCAGTGATTCTCCTTCATGGAGATGTCCATTATACACGACCGTGATGTTGTtaggagattaaatgagataacacaaaACCTAGTGATTCTGTAACATTTCCACTAAAGACAGAATGTAACCTGGTCAGGAGGTTCAACCTGGATCGTGAGGCTGTGAGGTAATATTCATAAGCCTATATTATAAAgtcatattcattcaacaaatactgctgTGTCAGCCCAGTCCAGTGCTGGGAATATAGTCATGAGTGAAAGAGGCAAATGCTCTTCCTGGTGCATCTATATTGTAGTGTTTATGTTTGAAGCCTCAGAGTTAACTTGAAGCTGAATGTAGAGTTTTGCATTCTATTTTACAATAGGTCATAATATTATACACATAACATATCAGGCCTGTTTCAGCAAAAAAATAACAGCTTCCTACAAATGGACTGGGGACTCTGTCCCCCTCTTTGCTTGATGATGCAGAACCCTCTTTCCTTACATGCCTGTAAGGAGCAAATTTTTGACACCAAGAACAAAGCTTCAAACAAGTTTGTGGAGCgggaagaggagaaagcaggCGTGCCAGGGTCCTGTGGTGGGGGGAAGAGGTTGAGATGGTAGAGGGATCTGGGTCTCTGCCAGCCTCTGCAGGGTCCAGGAACAGAATATTCTGGAATCCCTCCTTCCGCCTGAAGCaccagaaagaaacacaaactctTTCTTCTTAGAGATTAGCATAAGGAGTGGCCCCAGCCTAGCAACGAGAGTGTTACTGGGGGCAGTGGTCTGGGCTGATGGGCAGCTGGCCCTGGCTCAGCAGGGACATGGACCACTGCAGTCACCTGGTGGCCTGAGGGATGGCGTGCTTCGGGCAGCAGTGGGCAGCTGGGAGCCCGAGGGTCAGGCGGGCTGCAGCTGGGACCAGGGGAGTGCCTTCCCTTGGCTGTAGTGCTGAGAGGGTGTCATTTGTCCTAAGGTTTGTCAGGGTCAATGTAGGGAGGGAAGGATGCCCAGAGGGAGCCCACTCCGTGAGCTGCCCAGATGGATGGTTTCTGAGAACTTTGTTGCCTGAGGAAGCTCACTCTTCTTATAGACAAAGCACTGGAGGGATTTATGGAAACAGATGCTGGTTGGAGTGGAGGTTGAACAGATGGGCCTGAACAGAGCTCCTGTCATCACCTCCCAACCCCTGGTCAGAAGCAGATTCAGAAAAGAATCTCACCAGCCCAGCCTGGCTCCAAAAGAGACCTCAGATTACAGCTCACAGGTTCTGTCAGCTGACAAAGGGCCCTGAGGACTTGGGCTGCAGCGGGGCTGCGGTGGACACAACAGTTACAAGAGGTCACACGTGTTGTGCTCACTGCAGGTCGAGCTCTGCTGTGGATTCATTTgttcctcccagcagcccctgaACTATGCACTCTGTGTCCCCATTTTCACAGCCACAGAAAGGTCAACTGGCCAAGATCACACAgacaggaagtggcagagctggggtttgagcCTAGGTACTTGGTTCAAGATCTTAAACTCTCCCTGGATTTGGCATTGTACCTTAGACCCAGgaggaatggagtagccatttcTGCAGCAACAGCACTCTGACTAGGTGActtatttctatttcatcttcAGAGATATATTtattgtcatccccattttatagatgttgaACTGAGGCCCCAAGACTACATTATATCTTTTGCTTAAGGTTACACAGTTACTCCTCGTCAGAGCCTGGAATTCAAGTCTGGCTTCCTGCAAAACTCAGCAGGTACTAGAACCTCAGGAACGGCTGagccccttccctcttctcttggGTCCAGGAATAATCTCCGGGCTCCTGTGTGTCCTGGTCTAACTGCAGTGCCCCAAGCAGAGGTCCTGCAGCAGTGCCCTCATCTCAGCCAGACCACTTCCAGTTGACGAGCCAGCCAGAAAATGCCAGAAAGAGCGTGGAGACCTTAGACCCTGCCTTCTCCTCAGCTCATCTGCCTCCTTACACCCACCTTGAGACAGGAGACAAACACACAGACAAGGGCCAGGATTGGCATCCTGGACTGGTTCCCAGGGCAAATAACCAGGTGCCTCATGCCCCGGAGAGAAGAAATCCTCTTCTCTTCACTCAAAGGTAAATTAGGGAAGGCTATCTCCATGATTACTCCAAGAAGCTGCTCCAGAGCCAGAGAATGGGAACATCTGTGCCCCGGGCTCTGATCTGGATGTGGCTCAGGCCAGTCTTGGGGAGTGGGGGCGTCAGCTGGAGTCACGCTGCCTGGAGGAGGCTCTGGCTGGCCGGCTGAGGAGGGAGCCTCTGGCCACTGCCTCGGGAGACAGAGATCCCAGGCCAGGCAGGGAGCAAGGGTAGGGCCTGAGGCTTGGGCACCATGGGGCTTCTCCATCAACTGTGTGTGCTAAAGGGCTGGGGGAGTCCTGGTCATAGCAGGTGGGCTTGGGGGCCGCAGCTccccctctccagcccctggACCCAAGGcacctcccttccctctgcctttggAGACAGGCTTGTGTGGGCATCTCTCAGCTCCTCCCCCAGACTGTCCATCAAAGTTGAAGGGAACATGGAAACCATTTGCCAACTATCCCTCCCCTGACCCTTCTTCTCCAGTTGGTATAGTTTtcaaacttaaattttattttcttgaaaaggtAATATATTTACAtggttcaaaataaaaatattcttttaaaagccATATATTGAGAAACCTCACTTCTACCTGTGGCTCCATCTACTCTCTCTTCCGTTCCTCTTCCTGATTAAGACCAGGCATCTGCTCCACTGAACTCATGGGGgtcctttctgtgtttcttgaaGCAAACCAATTATAtagatatctttatttttatttgtatttctctccctattatacattttaaaatagcatacTATATATCTTACTGTTTTTACTCTGTATATACTGGAGGAAATATACTGTATATAAGGAGGAAATATCCTTATCATTATTTGAGAGCATCCTcattttttcatactgtttagtATTCCTTCTTCTGTCTACACAATAGTTTATTAACCACCATCCTAAAGATGAACATATGAATCACTTCCAATCTTTCCAATCTTATTTTCAAATGAGATCTTGAGTGGGAGTCTGATTCAAGCCAGATTGCTCTGGTTCGAGAAAATGCGGGGTGGGCCAACACCCTACTTGCAACCCCACCATCTCACTAGAAACCAAGGTCTCCAGAGGACATAGCTTAAAAACCATGATTTTAGCctcattttactattttataaacAGGAAACTGGAGCTCAGATCAGTGATGAGACTCATCCATGCTCATGAGTTATCCTGTGGCAGAACTGAAACCAGAAACCAGATCTCTTGGGCTCTGCTCTCCATCCAACTCATGGTTCATCTCCAGGGAGACCAGACCAGGGCTCTGGGGCCACTTGACTGGAGGCAGGACCACATGTGACTGTGGACCCCAATCTACCTCTTTCTCAgtctgggtttccatttcctcttctactATTTCACATCAGTCCCTTTGTACTCCCAGCAGAAAAGATCAGGAAAAGGCGGCGTTGGGAAGGACCAGGGTCTCTGGCACCCCTCCCCCATctagcagatgaggaaactgactcagCAGCAGTGAGTGCCCTCCTCAGGGGGACGGGGCAGGTTTATGCAGAATGAGGGTGGACGGGGCAGAATCCCAGCCTGGAGCATGCTGCGGCCATGTTTGTCACAAGCAGCGTGGGGCCATGGACGGACAGCCGGCCTGGGGACAGGGCACCTGGTCCTGACTCTGACTCTGCCACATGCAGGGTGACTCTGGACACGTCCTGCCCCTCCCTGAGGTCCATCTGCTCCTCCTCTATGACAAGAGGGTTGGACTAAGCAGAGGACCTTTCTACTCTCTTTTGAGATCCACAGTGAGGGGACTGGACCGCCTTGGAATTGTGACAAATGACCCTTAACCCCCCAGCAGGGGGGATGGAGCAGCCGCCTTCATGAACCATGAGGCTTGGACCGTGAGCCCCTCAGGTGGGCCCACCCTGGGTGATTCTTTTACTAAAGCACAGAGGCATCTCCATTCTCCTGGGAAGTGAGGTCCCAGGGCTGTGTTCCATTTGATTCAGGAAATATAAGAATATGATACTCCTGCACAAAAACTTGGGTGTATCAACGTGTTtgtcaatgaaaaattaatcaatagtcaacttaagaaagaaatagaagttttatTGGAGCCAACTGGATGAGTATATCTGGGGAGACAGTCTCTCAGGAAGCTCTGAGACCTGTCCTGGAGAAGCAAGGAGGAGGGCAGGATGTATGTGATTTGGGGACACACAGCTTGGTATAGGTTACTGCTCTTCATGAGGACCAGGTATCTTGGGTAatggttttagtgcttttctgaatatgggaagatgcaagaaactgggctcataaaaaaattcttctgaaaatatctaactatctgaggTGTGGTTCTCACACTTTTCCCAGAGAAGTACATTATCCTGATTTTCACTCTGAATTCCTTCCGGGGTGGATTGTAGATCAGCGACTGCAGTGGTTAATgacttgtttctctttttcaaaagcatatattttatttatggatGTGGCTAGGCTGGGTCCtaattgcagtatgtgggatctagttgcccaaccagggatcaaacccggggcccctgctttgggagtgcagaCTCTTAggtactggaccaccaaggaagtcctggctTGATTCTTGTAGAACTGGGTGGTCGGCAACATTCTTTATTACACAATTCCCTTTATTTCTGTCTTAATTTCAGCCAAGGTTTAGGAGACGTTTTTCACCAATTTCTCCCAGGGTGCTAGGAATGCTCGTTCCCAGGTCAGATGGGGATTTCACTGAAGGCCACTCACATGCTATTACTCACCCTGTCCTGGCAACAGTAGGACGGCTGGACCACCTGTCTTACAATTCTTACAAGTCTCTCAGTTCCAGGAGATGGTTTCCACTTGTTGCTTCTTCTCATGTCTAGAATCACACTACTACAATCATGGATCTTAGAGAactatatatttcatttcaagTAGCCAGTGCTaatgtatgcttagtcactcagttgtgtccaactctttgagacctcatggactgcagctctccaggctcctctgtccatggagattctccaggcaagaatactggagtggtttgccatgccctcctccaggggatcttcccaacccagagatcgaaccctggtctcccgcattgtaggcggattctttactgactgagccaccagggaagcccaagagtacagtagtggatagcctatcccttctccaggggatcttcctgccatAGGAATCGAAccacggtctcctgcattgcaggcaggttcaaGTAGCCTAGTTAtctaatttttttcatcattgaCTCAAGAAATAAGAATCTAATAAAATAGGCAGAACACAAGCAATACATCTAGTGACCCCAGTAAGGTCGTAAGTAAGTAAGCAGTGTCATCTTCTAAGAAGTTCCATGGCTTGGGCTAGAAAAATTGATGTCTATGGTGGAGCAGATATTTCTGCTCTTAAGGAGGTCAGATTAACGCACAATGCACACTAGCAAGGAAAGAAGAGGCCCAAATGggcagagaaacattttatttgcaaatttttcttctcttgccttaaaataagaattttatttcattccctCTTAAGATTTGCCTGCATTAGGATGACCTTCTGGGAGCCCTCCCCCTGTACCCCCCTACCAATGGGTGAAGATCACATGCTTCATCCCACTCAGGAGTGAGGGGCAGCAGAGGgggtccttcccctcccctcctccgcAGCTCTGCTTGCCAGCCCCTCTGGTCCTGGTGACGCCAGGATGCTGGGCTCTGAGGCTTTGTAATTGACAACAGGAGACTTGTGGGACCTTCACAGCCACCAGTTACTGTAAAGGCCTGCTGATCTCAATGCAGGGGAGCACAAgggtgcacacacatgtacacacagtgcactgagcatgcacacaagcacacaccttTATAGCGAGGCATCCAGATGCTGTCACGGCCCCTTTAAGAACTAGGGGACAGGATACTGGGCACTGGGGTGGGGCCCAACATCTAGTGTCACAGGCTGGGCCACACTCCCAGGCTCTAGTCCAGGCCTGGGTGGGGAGTCAGTGGGAGGGGCTCCCAGAGACCTATGTTTGGGTGAGGGTGGGAATTGATTGGGACTCCTTTGAGCTCTAGGCAAATTTGCGGCAAGTAGAGTatgtggattttgttttgttttgctttctttcttttctttcatgtttatatTGAGGTTGAAAAGGTTATTATGAATGTGGGAGAATAGAAAAAGCCATTCTCTATGATTGTCAGCAGTGCTGATAGGAATAAGTAGCTccagaaaatctttttaaattgtgCACATTTATATAGTTCAAATTATGCCTGAGTCCCAGAGAAGCAGGAAGCAACATCAAAAAGCAACGGACATAGAAAAACACACGTATATGTCCCCTCACATTCAAACAATACAGTTCCTTTGACAATGGAAGCAGCAAACCCACCCTCTACAAACCACCTGCCCAAGAAAATTTGAAACTTTCTCTTGAAGAACAGAGTCACTCAGTAATTTTTGGCCTCCAGaccagaagaagaaaatggaaaacaaaacaaaacaaaacacccagaCAAACTACAGTGTTAGGGTTGGCAGCATCCATGCTCTTCTCCCTGCAGAGGCAGGATCTGCTGTTTTGATCACTGAGTCAGGGGGACCACATCGCTGCCCCTCACAAACACTGCAGACAGGTGTCTTCAAGACTCTGGGGTTCCTcaccagctctttttttttttgattccccaGAGAGTAGTTGGGATGGAGGCCTTTACCCCTGGCTTCCTCTAAAATGCCCTTTAAGAAATGGATGTTTAGTGAGCCTGCAAAAATTCTGGAGCCAATCTCTTGGAGGACTGAGCACGAAGTGGGGCCCAGGAATCCAGAATATCTCATGCAAGAATCTCACCCACTAGAAATTATTGACCTTCAGAGatctttttttaacttagagGGGAGGTGCACTGTACAGTTGCTccactgggagaaaaaaatcccAATCCCTTCCTATCTGCCCACATCCCCTAAACTCTCCCAACCACACCATTAAGGCACTGCCGGGGGACAGACATGCTTCGGCAATGAGGCCCCTCCAGAGGCTCAGGGTGTGAACAGCTGCACGGAGGGCTGTGTGCTGTGGAGTCAGCACcttaggaggtgggagggggcagtgggcagagaaggaaggagtctcAGGTCGTGATGGATCAGAAGAAGCAAAATGGGGAGAGGTGGTCAGGACATAGGAGATGAGAAAGCCAAGGATGAATGCAAGAGGGGCGAAAaccagaaaatatagaaaagatgagaggagcaaaggaaagaggcAAAACAGGATGTGGGCAACAAAACAAGAAGGAGACACagcagaaggagggaaggaaacatAAAGAGAGTGAGATGAATGGGGAAGGatgtgaggagggagagagggagccaAGAAGAGGACATCATAGGATATCTTCACTCTGTGAAGACACCGGATAGGACCAGACAGAATCAGGAGCACTGGAGACATCCTTAGTCCCTATGGAAACCTGGCGGGCCCAGTACACCAGGTCGACCATGTACATCAGTAGGTTGATGGCTGTCAGGATGGCCACAGCCAGGCACTGGTCCCAGTCGCACACGTTGTAGGAGAGCTCATCAACGCAGCTCATGTCCATGAACCGCTGGGGCATTCCGCCGAACTCCTCGCTGAACTGGTAGAGTGGCCAGAGGACCATAGAGCTGACGTAGAGGAGGACGGAGAGCAGGGTGAGCAAAAGCTGGAAAATGGAGAAGGGCCTGGGCTGCATATATTCCCATTCACCCAGGTTTAGCAGGAGGACCACAGCTGCCAGGATGAAGCAGATGGAGTACACGGCCACACACCACTCCAGGGCCGGCTGGTGCAGGTACAGGGAGGTGTTGCTGAGGAAGGCAAAGATGACACCGGCCACGAAGGTCTCCAGCACCTTCAGCAGGGCTGACATGGTGTGCTCATAAAAGAAGATCTCCTCAAGATCATACCAGGCCCTCATCCCGGCCACTTCTATGACATACAGCACAGATGCGATGCAGGAGAAAGCAGTGGCGGCGATTGCCCGGTCCCGGTAAGGATGATCAGGCAGGAACTGGACGTAGGTGATGGAGTAGATGATGGAGGCCGAGAGGCAGATGAGGGCAGCGTAGCAGGCATAGGTGACACAGATGTTATGCCAGTAGAAAGGAAAATCATAATAGAGATTGCGTAAGTCGACTATGGAGATGATGAGGGTCATGGCGAAACAGACGCACCAGAAGGACATGGACCAGTTACCTATGGCGCCTCTCAGAGTGCCCATGTCGGCCACAAGCGAGAAGGCCACGCAGGTGGAGAAGAGCTGCGGCAGGCGGAGGAACCAGAACACACAGAGGATGGAGTCACTGCCTGGGTGTATCCACCGGGTGGGCATGGTGCTGTGATGGTCAGGCAGGTCACGGTCACCAGTACAGCAGTGGTCTTCCCTGAGGACCCACCAGAGAAAGATCCAGTTCCAGAGGTGGATTGTGTCAGATGCCTGGAAAAGGCTCAGGGCCCTGTGAAGGCTGAAGCTCAGGACCTGTGGAGTTGGAACCAATGGCTCAGACACTCAGGTAACAAACAGCACAGCTGCTCCAGAATGGTTCTCCCCACCCATCACCCTTGGCCTTGTCAGGAGACTTGTCTTATCCCAAAGCTCCCAGCTGGTTGTGGTCTAGCCTCAAACCATGAACATTGTGGATCTCCCTAAGCTGGCCATTATTtatggagacacagagatggaTGGTCCTTATCTTTAATCCCAACCCTTCAAGTCTctcaaaattgaaaatgaatatttaaaaaattggtaaCAAAATTCGACCCAAAGAAACTTGAGACAAATtatgatctttttttattttacttaatgtgACTGTTCAAAAGTTCAGTTCCCGAAACAATAATGTGTATGATTACAAGGTGCTTTCAGACCCCAGTGGGGTGTGATGTCATGTAGAGTAGACGTACTATGTCACCTGTATGGAGCTGAAAATCCTGAATTCTAGAGAATATCTGACCCAAGGGTTTCAGAAAAGGGACTGTGGAGTGTCCTTTTGactaaccccattttacagatgagaaaactaaggtagGGGAATTAAGTCCTTCCCTAAGGTGGCATGACCATGAAGTTGGAACCCCAGATAAATATACCAAAGCCGTGGGCATGAACTCTTTGCTCTACAGCACACATGGCAGAAATCCCCTTAGGTGGAGCCCAGGACCAAAGCCTAGAACACACCTTCAGGGCCACAGCCTCCTTCCACAGCAACCTGAAAATACATGAATCCAGCCCTCTCCTCCCTGCAGCCATCACTAGAAGAAGCTGCCATGTGAGGGGACACAGCCCCACCCGGAGGAGGGCAGCTTCAGAAGTGAACAGGGAGGAGCCATGGGGTGAGAGCAAGGCCGTGGGGACAGGATGAAATGGGAAGTAGGGACTATTGTGACTCCCCTGCCCAATTTTGCCTTCACATGTGACTCTTTTGCATTGGGTCAGGGGACCCCAACCTAGCATGATTCCAAGGTGGAGCGTCATGGAGGAACCAAGGAACGAAATGTTAAAATGCCAGCTTTTTAAGCTCCAAAGCAGCAATCCACGTGCAAATCTAATCCTTTTAAGGGCAGGAGCTAAGAGAGGAGGCCCCTGCAGGACCCCTGGCAGAGGCCAGCCCTGAGGATGCgcctgggttggggtgggggtgagggggcagaGTGGAGATGACTGGGGGGATCCCAGGGTCCCAGGGCCCCTGAGGCAGCCCAGTAGGGGTCTTCTGACCCAGAAGGGATGCAGGCATGGAGCCAACCTTCCCATGGAGGAGGGTCCTGGGCTGGAACTGAGAGAGGAGAACAGGGGCCTGAAGGGGTTTCAGGGCTGTGACAGGGACACGTGGCCAGAGTGGCAGGGACCCTGGAGACCACGGAATTGCCCAGGTCACCACCCAAGACAGTCCctccagccagggctgcagtCCTGCTCACACAGGGCCTCCTCCTGGGTCCCGTGTGTGGGGGGAGTGAGGCCTCTCCCAGCCCGCCCCCTCCACAGGGACAGCCGCCCTGTTTCCAAGGGATTATTTGCTGAGAGGTCCCCAGGGCTGAAGGGAGAGCAGCCTGAGCCCCAGCCAGCTTCCTGCCATCAGGGGCCTTGTTGCCTTTGCTGATAATAAACCCTGGGACAAGCTGAGGctggaaagagaaatagagagCAAAGCTGAGAACCTCCCTGGACTCACAAAGCTCCTTGAGCCCCATTGCAGGGGAGCCCTGGAGCCTGCTGGCCTCCTAGTGGGCACTGCCAGGGTGGGGAAGGGTTactggggtgagggagggagggagtgtcaTGCTCTCTGTACCCCAGTTTGATCCCAGTTTAATTACTTGAAGTCACCCTGAAATTCCACCTAAGATAAGAGACAACTTGAATGTTTTGAATCCATTGAATGCATCagagagaggatatggagaagagGAAGCATGGGGATTCCAACCGCGTGACCCTGGGTCAGGCCTGTGCCCTGGAAAGCAGGAAGTGGAAGTTTATCTGAGTCTCCCAGCAGCCCCTCCTCCACTCTAATCTGTGAGCCTGGATGTGGTGCCCCCGTCAGAGCACAGCCGATGTGGCTGAGCCCTGCCTGCCGGGCAGCCAGGCATGTGGACTGGAAAACAGTGAGCTGGGAAGGTCATGGCCAGAACAGAGGAAGGAACGAGGAGGTGCGAGAAGGGCAGAGAAGGGTGAGATGGGATGGACACTCAGAGTGACAAGGAGTAGAGCCTTCATAGCTGGATGATCATGGCAAGCTACTCAatagaacctcagtttccccttctgttcAATGTCTCTATACCTACTTTGTGTCAATTAAATGAATAACAGCATGTGACGGGTTCATCAGAAGGCCTGTCACATGGAACCCTCAATCTGTGCCAGCTACCTCCCTACCCCCCTCACAGAGGACCCGGAAGGCCCTGGCTCTGGACATCAGCACATGCAGCTTGATTTGCTACAGATCAGGGGCTGCAAACCAGTTTGCACTGCAGGTGAACTCTTGATGTGTTCAGTTTTCCATCACAGtgttttcatgaaaaaatatgTAGTATCACTAGCATTACTATTTCTTCCCTGAGTGTTTGGTGGCTGcacattgttttaatttcacGTGACAATTCGGATTACAGCTCCTTTTCAAGCCTCAGGAAATACAGTGTCACCTGGTTTGGTTCCCGTGGCAGTGATGTTGCTGGAGATAAGCAGCTGCTAGCctcttttctttatattgttttccatcCTCATCTCTGTttagtattttctatatttctctCATTCTCATGTATAACTGACATAAAGCAGGACTATGATCATCTCTCCTGTGATTGGTTTCCCGTCTTCGGCATGGCCACGCTTCCTGCCTGCTCACAGAAGTGTCCACCCCTCCATCCAGGGAGCATCCATGTCCTCAACCTCAGCCTTCAATACATTTCAAATGCTGTGAAATCACGTGTAgacatgtgtgtacatacatgcatacatgtttGTAGGGAATATCTGTatctttttcctgttttgtcaACATGAGACCATGTCTTCCCAGAGCATCTTGCTTTTGCACCGCCCCAGACAGGTGCAGCTGGTCCTCTCCAGGGATCCTAGTGCTCTCCATCCCCTTAtttccttccctcctggctccTTGGGCATCAGTGGACCCTCCCCTGTGAGTCTCAGACACGGGACATAGGATGGGACAAGGGATCCTGGGATCCAAGTGATCACCATGCTCTGGTGCAGGAGGTCAGCAagtttttctgagaaattttttaaaaaatatgacaaagaatatatttttcatttctggaaattaAATCTGGTTTCCTAGATCTGCAACAAATTATCACAAGCCTGGCGGCTTAAAACAGCAGACAcatattctctcacagttctggaggtcagcgTTTTGaaacaaggtgtcagcagggctgctgTCTCTGATGCCCCAGGGGAGGGTCCCGCTTTGTGTCTTTTAGCTTCTGGAGGCCCTTCAGCTTGTCCCATGTTACTAAACTCTGGCTTGTCCGGTCATCCCTCAAGAAGCCAAATACCGAGAGATGAGTGCTGGGCTTTGCTTGGGACGAGGTGCCGCTCCTCCACTGTG is a window of Bos indicus isolate NIAB-ARS_2022 breed Sahiwal x Tharparkar chromosome 21, NIAB-ARS_B.indTharparkar_mat_pri_1.0, whole genome shotgun sequence DNA encoding:
- the LOC139178174 gene encoding myeloid-associated differentiation marker-like, translating into MPTRWIHPGSDSILCVFWFLRLPQLFSTCVAFSLVADMGTLRGAIGNWSMSFWCVCFAMTLIISIVDLRNLYYDFPFYWHNICVTYACYAALICLSASIIYSITYVQFLPDHPYRDRAIAATAFSCIASVLYVIEVAGMRAWYDLEEIFFYEHTMSALLKVLETFVAGVIFAFLSNTSLYLHQPALEWCVAVYSICFILAAVVLLLNLGEWEYMQPRPFSIFQLLLTLLSVLLYVSSMVLWPLYQFSEEFGGMPQRFMDMSCVDELSYNVCDWDQCLAVAILTAINLLMYMVDLVYWARQVSIGTKDVSSAPDSVWSYPVSSQSEDIL